A genomic segment from Prosthecobacter debontii encodes:
- a CDS encoding Ig-like domain-containing protein: MIRSLRHPLALLFTLAPGLLCAQTLQFGNLQVRQNSTAGTTAAITLSIGPGSSSGFTLGASSTRGSYDVLFGQTNDLTSGVVISNVIENGRDNSGAAGGEAFDLFYATTITGSPNTAGSAENYKIGVYRAAQGDKVNMNVGFGYFPFSRYLGGIARNSVNNSALNSIIASPGIELGTGLEFQNTATNGTYILDLTSLGASSANGVLFVTGGKDEDNYALSQANADGTFNIICHDNGANGSGGETDGVAFVYLPISGAGSNNLVALGRVNSNATTDVAGGSYTLSKGGTGQWYLTIPGHDGSSGVLLVSAEGGTSYNADNIVSSQWDATNSRWVIESRDLSGATALPTLQNGGDNAEDMFSFAFFTTAPINVVPTVTLTAPTNASTSVYGTDIVLRADAADSDGTVARVEFYDGATLLGQDETAPYEWTLSAPAIGAHVLTARAVDSSEGSATSTAINVTVIPQAGTEGLFFDGVNDYVTFGNTPALGLASFTLECWFRRDGAGVAASTGSGGVSAIPLVTKGRGESDGSNVDCNYFLGIRADSGVLTADFEDMATGLNHPVSGTTPVQTGQWQHAAVTFDSTAKEWRLYLNGALEAVLETDGQVPRSDSIQHAGLATAMTSTGAAAGYFLGAMDEARIWNYARTQSEIQASINEQIPSATGLVGRWGMNEGTGTTITSTASGALTGTLRNDPLWTTGAPFSVNIPPSVSITAPADESAVFAPGAFTITATASDDDGSITQVEFLRNGDVVATDTAAPFELEQSGLPAGRYTYTARATDDRDAVAVSGAVSVRVVFDPANPPTNTALWFDGVDDYVTMGVAPELNVGGPPSNGFTAECWFRKEGAGLTSGSGSGGVTGVPLFGKGRGENDGSNVDCNYFFGINTAGQLVADFEAYPASGISSGLNFPVTGSHAAIQEGSWHHAAVTYDGNAHQWKLYLDGVEVGTASAATGALPRYDSIQHFALGAAMNSSGVREGAFAGRLDEVRVWNYARSPEEIAAAKDYEIASAVGLVGRYGLNEATGNNAGNSVSSTPVGVLTNGPVWVEGAPFSGVNHAPVISLTAPGDGASSMYPYGVNMTADAVDSDGGVVRVDFLVNGEKVGEDTEAPFTYVWVPPAVGTYELTARAVDTLGAAASSAVVNLTIIPNPNQAPSISLSAPADQASGIGGSTELTATLSDPEGDAMTVTFYGRLTTPTTPGPDFSLMTLPDTQYYSQNTGGTRLAQFIGQTNWIVSQKDTLKVAFVSHQGDIVENGESVPQQWVNADQALSILEVPATTLRAHGIPWGAAPGNHDQTPIGNADGSTVSFNQYFGVERFTGRSYYGGNYGVNNDNNYQLFSASGLDFIIIHIEYDTTPDQPVLDWADALLKAHPHRRGIITSHWMVNTGNPATFSAMGQALYDNLKDNPNLFLMLGGHIHGEGQRSDTFEGRTVHSVLQDYQGRSNGGDGWLRYFVFSPANNTITAKTYSPKLDQYETDTNSEFVLTYDMQAPMMEWVPLGTVTVPAGETTASLEWTGLESGKDYEWYAAVTDGISRVGSTTRHFSTAAGAAPTVQLTSPAEGALLSTVAPVTLTATAADSDGSIARVEFYQGHQKLGEDSTAPYTYVWSGAAVGSYQLSAVAVDDSGNTALSAIVNVTLTDANVPPTVNLTSPVEAAVYQAPAGVIFQVEAEDVDGSVTKVEFYQGATKVGEVTSAPYAFIWEVAAAGEYELTAVATDDDAATTVSEAVTVTVSAPVPAFTYTQDFNGLGTAGTTPPTGWAIYGNMGGTNSTWTNTTGIPVSEMGAGSVSTTLSATTSYTGTSNSNGYNYALSGSTSDRALGLSPTSGRGSALQLTLQNTTGADIPYFRIGYDMRRFTTASTANELPGYWLFYSLDDGVTWVSVSDLNPAASGATVNVPNSTGVTTVPLTMIQLGQPWKAGQGIRLRWVDDNATQTSPDQVYGLDNVTLTTEGLNALPTVLLTAPQSGASFSLPGPVTLSALASDGDGSVAKVEFFANGSKVGEDTSAPFTTDWAGMVSGTYELTVQATDDQGGVSTSAPVTVSIINSSNQSPTVAFVSPLANELIRASEAQLQVSVSDSDGTVTQVEFYRNGSKIGESTVAPFSFTWTGISVGEHTLTAVAWDNDGGSTTSTPITVTATAFTDVTTLAKGSVWKYLDDGSDQGTAWKESAFNDAAWASGPAKLGYQDNAVTVLREGPSGMTSSTKYITYYFRRTFEVADVSHVLGLQVNLLRDDAAVIYLNGVEVGRSNMPQGSFNYLTESSTIVSGSDETTYFPLTLPKAALVNGQNVIAVEIHQRDSASSDLGFDLELISTMAGGNALPVVQLTAPTEGATFFPGATVTLTATAEDSDGSVAKVEFYNGSTKLGEDSTAPYEYVWNGITAGSYAVKAIATDDIGSTGSSAVVNFTVTPGPSGTITRGPYLQQGTPSSMIVRWRSSQSVTGRVRYGTAPDALTQFVDEASAETEHTVKISGLNPYTRYYYSVGSADDVLAGGDAQHTFLTSPAANTEVTTRVWVLGDAGTADSNQRAVRDAFYTWTGSRTPDFWVMLGDNAYNNGTQTEFQNALFNIYPTMLNKSPLWSCIGNHETYGGTEANGRYPYENIHEFPTNGEAGGVASGTEKYFSWDYGHTHFISLDSMTVSRAANGAMATWLREDLAATTKTWIIVIFHHPPYTKGSHNSDSESELIQMRQNIQPILEEGGVDLVLCGHSHSYERSYLIDGHYGLSGTYSHATHRKQAGNGRPGSDGAYIKPLTGPRDHFGTVYAVAGSSGKISGGSLNHPAMYLSLNNLGSLVLDIQGNRLDATFIRENGSTPDSFTILKQGAADSDQDGISDEYEIAHGLDRKDAGDALLDSDKDGLTNLEEYLFGLKSEVSDRYMWSTTQDEVTGNHTVCFATLPGRSYQVFYSPDLVQWFPASGVVTGDGTEKCWTDDGSGGTPSASSLADHRFYRVKVTLTP; encoded by the coding sequence ATGATCCGCTCTTTGCGTCATCCTCTCGCTCTCTTGTTCACCCTGGCTCCAGGGTTGCTCTGTGCTCAGACTCTCCAGTTTGGGAATCTACAGGTGCGGCAAAACTCCACGGCAGGCACAACCGCCGCCATCACCTTATCCATCGGGCCCGGCAGCAGCAGTGGGTTCACCCTCGGGGCATCCAGCACACGTGGCAGCTATGATGTGTTGTTTGGCCAAACCAATGATCTGACCTCAGGGGTGGTGATCAGCAACGTCATCGAAAACGGACGTGACAACAGTGGTGCGGCCGGAGGGGAAGCCTTCGACCTGTTTTATGCGACCACGATCACCGGTAGCCCCAATACGGCCGGCAGTGCGGAGAACTACAAGATCGGTGTCTATCGCGCGGCTCAAGGGGACAAGGTCAATATGAACGTGGGCTTTGGGTATTTCCCGTTCAGTCGGTATCTGGGTGGGATCGCCAGGAATTCGGTGAACAACTCCGCGCTCAATTCCATCATTGCTTCTCCAGGCATCGAGCTTGGGACCGGGCTGGAATTTCAAAACACGGCGACGAATGGCACCTACATCCTGGACCTGACCAGCTTGGGCGCATCATCAGCCAATGGCGTGTTGTTCGTGACGGGAGGCAAGGACGAAGACAACTATGCCCTCAGCCAAGCCAATGCCGATGGCACCTTTAACATCATTTGCCATGACAACGGTGCCAATGGATCGGGGGGAGAAACGGATGGCGTCGCCTTCGTTTACCTGCCGATCTCCGGTGCCGGTAGCAACAACCTCGTGGCTCTGGGACGTGTGAACAGCAATGCAACGACGGATGTGGCGGGCGGCTCCTACACCCTTTCCAAAGGTGGCACGGGGCAATGGTATCTGACCATCCCAGGGCATGACGGCAGCTCGGGTGTGCTGCTCGTCAGCGCGGAAGGCGGCACCTCTTACAATGCCGATAACATCGTCTCCAGTCAGTGGGATGCCACGAACAGCCGGTGGGTCATTGAGAGTCGAGATCTCAGTGGTGCCACGGCCCTGCCAACCCTCCAAAATGGTGGCGATAATGCGGAGGACATGTTCAGCTTCGCGTTTTTCACGACGGCGCCCATCAATGTGGTTCCGACCGTGACCCTGACGGCGCCGACCAATGCCAGCACGAGTGTGTATGGGACGGATATCGTCCTGCGTGCCGATGCCGCTGACTCCGATGGCACCGTGGCGCGTGTGGAGTTCTATGATGGAGCCACGCTGCTCGGCCAAGATGAGACCGCACCGTATGAGTGGACTCTGAGCGCTCCGGCCATAGGGGCTCATGTTTTGACCGCTCGGGCCGTGGATTCGAGCGAGGGCTCGGCCACCAGCACGGCGATCAATGTCACGGTCATTCCTCAGGCTGGCACGGAAGGTTTGTTCTTCGATGGTGTGAACGACTACGTCACTTTTGGCAATACACCGGCCTTGGGCTTGGCGAGCTTTACGCTGGAATGCTGGTTCCGTCGGGATGGGGCGGGTGTGGCTGCGTCCACGGGCTCGGGCGGTGTCTCCGCGATCCCTCTGGTGACCAAAGGCCGTGGGGAGAGCGATGGCAGCAATGTGGATTGCAATTACTTCCTGGGCATCCGCGCTGACTCCGGTGTGTTGACCGCCGACTTCGAGGACATGGCCACGGGCTTGAATCACCCGGTTTCGGGTACCACCCCTGTGCAAACGGGACAGTGGCAGCACGCGGCGGTGACCTTCGATAGCACGGCAAAGGAGTGGCGGCTCTATCTCAATGGGGCTTTGGAAGCGGTGCTGGAGACGGATGGCCAGGTGCCCCGGAGTGACAGCATCCAGCACGCAGGGCTCGCGACAGCCATGACCTCCACAGGAGCCGCAGCCGGTTATTTCCTCGGTGCCATGGATGAGGCCCGCATCTGGAACTATGCCCGCACTCAGTCGGAGATCCAGGCGAGCATCAATGAGCAGATCCCCTCCGCGACGGGTCTGGTGGGACGCTGGGGCATGAATGAAGGCACGGGCACGACGATCACCAGCACCGCCTCTGGCGCGCTCACGGGGACGCTGAGAAATGATCCGCTATGGACCACCGGCGCGCCTTTCAGTGTCAATATCCCGCCTTCAGTAAGCATCACCGCGCCTGCTGATGAAAGCGCCGTCTTTGCGCCAGGGGCTTTCACCATCACTGCGACTGCGAGCGATGATGATGGCTCGATCACTCAGGTGGAATTCCTGCGCAATGGTGATGTGGTCGCCACGGATACCGCGGCCCCATTTGAATTGGAGCAATCCGGTCTGCCTGCAGGCCGCTACACCTATACCGCACGGGCAACCGATGACCGTGACGCTGTGGCGGTGAGCGGCGCCGTCAGCGTGCGGGTGGTCTTTGATCCTGCCAACCCGCCCACGAACACGGCGCTATGGTTCGATGGTGTGGATGACTATGTGACCATGGGCGTGGCTCCTGAATTGAACGTGGGAGGACCGCCTTCCAACGGATTCACGGCTGAGTGCTGGTTCCGTAAGGAGGGCGCTGGCCTAACGTCAGGTTCAGGAAGCGGTGGCGTGACCGGGGTGCCGTTGTTTGGCAAAGGTCGCGGAGAGAACGATGGCTCCAATGTGGACTGCAACTACTTCTTCGGCATCAACACGGCGGGGCAGTTGGTGGCTGACTTTGAGGCTTATCCCGCCTCAGGGATCTCCTCGGGATTGAACTTCCCCGTAACGGGCAGCCATGCGGCCATTCAGGAGGGTAGTTGGCATCATGCCGCCGTGACCTATGATGGCAATGCCCATCAGTGGAAACTGTATCTGGACGGTGTCGAAGTGGGAACTGCCTCCGCAGCGACAGGCGCCCTGCCGAGGTATGACAGCATTCAGCACTTTGCGTTAGGCGCGGCCATGAATTCCTCTGGAGTGAGGGAAGGCGCTTTCGCCGGTCGGTTGGATGAGGTGCGTGTCTGGAACTATGCACGGAGCCCTGAGGAAATCGCCGCGGCGAAGGATTATGAGATTGCCTCGGCAGTGGGTCTGGTCGGACGATATGGTTTGAATGAAGCGACAGGGAATAACGCCGGGAACTCCGTGAGCAGCACTCCGGTGGGTGTGCTGACCAACGGTCCCGTCTGGGTGGAAGGTGCGCCTTTTTCAGGCGTCAATCATGCACCTGTGATCAGCCTGACCGCACCTGGCGATGGCGCATCATCCATGTATCCGTATGGGGTCAACATGACTGCCGATGCGGTGGATAGTGATGGCGGCGTGGTGCGTGTGGACTTCCTGGTGAATGGCGAGAAGGTCGGTGAAGATACGGAGGCTCCTTTCACTTATGTGTGGGTGCCACCCGCCGTCGGGACCTACGAGCTGACCGCGCGGGCTGTGGATACGCTGGGGGCGGCGGCTTCCTCTGCGGTGGTGAATCTGACGATCATCCCGAATCCGAATCAGGCCCCTTCGATCTCCTTGTCGGCTCCGGCGGATCAGGCTTCGGGGATCGGTGGCAGCACCGAGCTGACGGCTACCCTGTCGGACCCTGAAGGTGATGCCATGACGGTGACCTTTTATGGTCGGTTGACCACTCCCACGACTCCTGGCCCCGACTTCAGTTTGATGACCCTGCCGGATACGCAGTATTACTCGCAGAATACGGGGGGCACGCGTTTGGCTCAGTTCATCGGTCAGACGAACTGGATTGTTTCCCAGAAAGACACGCTCAAGGTCGCCTTCGTTTCTCACCAAGGTGATATCGTGGAAAACGGTGAGTCGGTGCCTCAGCAGTGGGTGAATGCCGATCAGGCGCTCAGCATTCTGGAAGTGCCCGCGACGACTCTCCGCGCGCACGGGATTCCGTGGGGCGCAGCTCCAGGGAACCATGACCAGACACCGATCGGCAATGCGGATGGTTCGACCGTTTCCTTCAATCAATACTTCGGTGTGGAGCGGTTCACCGGGCGCTCGTATTACGGCGGCAATTACGGCGTCAATAACGATAACAACTACCAGCTCTTCAGCGCGAGCGGTCTGGACTTCATCATCATCCACATCGAGTATGACACCACGCCGGATCAACCGGTGTTGGATTGGGCAGATGCTCTCTTGAAAGCGCATCCTCACCGTCGCGGTATCATCACCAGCCACTGGATGGTGAATACGGGCAATCCGGCCACGTTTAGTGCCATGGGGCAGGCGCTGTATGACAATCTGAAAGATAACCCGAATCTATTCTTGATGTTAGGTGGGCACATCCATGGGGAAGGTCAGCGGAGTGATACCTTCGAAGGCAGGACCGTGCATAGTGTTCTCCAGGACTATCAGGGCCGCTCCAATGGGGGGGACGGTTGGTTGCGCTACTTTGTTTTCTCTCCAGCGAACAACACCATCACGGCGAAGACTTACTCGCCTAAATTGGATCAGTATGAAACCGACACGAACAGTGAGTTTGTGCTGACCTATGACATGCAGGCACCGATGATGGAGTGGGTGCCTCTGGGCACGGTCACGGTGCCAGCGGGTGAAACCACGGCCTCCTTGGAATGGACCGGGCTGGAATCGGGTAAAGACTATGAATGGTATGCGGCGGTGACCGATGGCATCAGCCGAGTCGGCTCGACCACGCGTCATTTTAGTACAGCCGCGGGTGCCGCTCCTACCGTCCAGCTCACATCACCCGCGGAGGGCGCGCTTCTGAGCACGGTGGCTCCGGTCACTCTCACGGCCACAGCCGCTGATTCCGATGGCAGCATCGCCCGCGTGGAGTTTTACCAAGGACATCAGAAGTTGGGCGAAGATAGCACGGCACCTTACACCTATGTCTGGAGTGGTGCGGCAGTGGGTTCCTATCAGCTCAGTGCTGTCGCTGTGGATGACTCGGGTAACACCGCCCTCTCAGCCATTGTGAATGTCACCCTGACGGATGCCAACGTGCCTCCGACGGTGAACCTGACCTCACCCGTGGAGGCAGCGGTCTATCAGGCCCCTGCCGGAGTGATCTTCCAAGTCGAGGCAGAGGATGTGGATGGCAGTGTCACGAAAGTGGAGTTTTATCAAGGGGCGACCAAAGTGGGAGAAGTCACCTCGGCACCGTATGCCTTCATTTGGGAGGTCGCAGCGGCTGGTGAGTATGAACTGACGGCGGTGGCCACGGACGATGATGCGGCGACCACCGTCTCGGAAGCCGTGACCGTGACGGTTTCAGCTCCCGTGCCAGCCTTTACTTACACGCAGGACTTCAATGGCCTGGGCACTGCGGGCACCACGCCGCCGACAGGCTGGGCCATCTATGGCAATATGGGCGGCACCAACTCCACCTGGACCAACACCACGGGCATCCCTGTGTCCGAGATGGGAGCGGGTTCAGTGTCAACCACCCTGTCTGCCACCACCTCTTATACCGGCACGAGCAACAGCAACGGCTATAACTACGCCCTGTCGGGTTCCACTTCGGATCGCGCCTTGGGCTTGTCGCCCACCAGTGGCAGAGGGTCGGCCCTTCAGTTAACCCTGCAGAACACCACCGGCGCGGACATCCCGTATTTCCGGATCGGTTATGACATGCGTCGTTTTACCACCGCCAGCACCGCCAATGAGTTGCCAGGTTATTGGTTATTCTACAGCCTGGATGATGGGGTTACCTGGGTGAGTGTGAGTGATCTGAATCCTGCTGCCAGTGGTGCCACCGTCAACGTGCCGAACAGCACGGGCGTGACCACCGTCCCTCTGACGATGATTCAACTGGGGCAGCCGTGGAAAGCCGGGCAGGGCATCCGCCTGCGCTGGGTGGATGACAATGCCACTCAGACCTCTCCTGACCAGGTGTATGGTCTGGACAATGTCACGCTCACCACGGAGGGGCTGAATGCTCTCCCGACGGTCTTGCTGACCGCCCCCCAGAGCGGCGCTTCCTTCTCACTGCCAGGTCCGGTGACCTTGTCTGCTCTGGCCTCAGATGGAGATGGGTCCGTGGCGAAGGTGGAGTTCTTTGCCAATGGTAGCAAGGTGGGCGAAGATACCTCCGCACCATTCACCACGGATTGGGCAGGGATGGTGTCGGGCACTTATGAGCTGACGGTTCAAGCGACAGACGATCAAGGCGGTGTCAGCACGTCGGCTCCGGTGACTGTGAGTATCATCAACTCGTCCAATCAATCCCCAACAGTGGCCTTTGTTTCGCCGTTGGCCAATGAACTGATCCGTGCTTCCGAAGCGCAGCTTCAAGTGAGCGTCAGTGATAGCGATGGCACCGTGACCCAGGTGGAGTTTTATCGCAACGGCAGTAAGATCGGTGAGTCCACCGTGGCTCCTTTCAGCTTCACTTGGACCGGAATCTCCGTGGGTGAGCACACCCTCACGGCGGTGGCTTGGGACAACGATGGCGGTAGCACCACCTCGACTCCGATCACGGTTACCGCGACAGCCTTTACCGATGTCACCACCCTCGCGAAGGGCTCTGTGTGGAAGTATCTCGACGATGGTTCGGATCAAGGCACCGCTTGGAAAGAGAGTGCCTTCAATGATGCAGCTTGGGCCTCGGGACCTGCCAAACTCGGGTATCAAGACAATGCCGTCACGGTTCTGCGCGAAGGCCCCAGCGGCATGACCAGCAGCACGAAATACATCACTTATTACTTCCGCCGCACCTTTGAGGTCGCCGATGTCTCGCATGTCCTCGGTTTGCAGGTCAATCTCTTGCGCGATGACGCTGCGGTCATCTACCTGAACGGTGTGGAAGTGGGGCGCAGCAACATGCCTCAAGGTTCATTCAACTATCTGACGGAGTCCTCCACCATTGTCAGTGGCAGTGATGAGACGACCTATTTCCCGCTGACCTTGCCGAAAGCGGCCCTGGTCAACGGCCAGAACGTGATCGCCGTGGAGATTCACCAGCGTGATAGCGCCAGTTCAGACTTGGGCTTTGATCTGGAATTGATCTCGACCATGGCAGGCGGCAATGCCCTGCCTGTGGTGCAACTGACCGCACCAACGGAAGGGGCCACTTTCTTCCCGGGAGCGACAGTGACCCTGACGGCGACGGCGGAGGATAGTGATGGCTCGGTGGCGAAGGTGGAGTTCTACAATGGCAGCACCAAGCTCGGTGAAGACAGCACCGCTCCTTATGAGTATGTCTGGAATGGCATCACCGCAGGCTCATACGCGGTGAAGGCGATCGCAACGGACGACATCGGCAGCACGGGCAGTTCAGCGGTGGTGAATTTCACCGTCACCCCCGGTCCTTCGGGAACGATTACGCGTGGACCCTACCTTCAGCAGGGCACCCCGAGCAGCATGATCGTGCGCTGGCGCAGCAGCCAAAGCGTGACCGGACGTGTGCGCTACGGCACCGCTCCTGACGCTCTCACTCAGTTCGTGGACGAGGCGTCCGCCGAGACGGAGCACACGGTGAAGATCAGCGGGTTGAATCCTTACACGCGTTATTATTACAGCGTTGGTTCGGCGGATGATGTACTGGCAGGGGGTGATGCTCAGCATACCTTCCTGACCTCACCTGCGGCCAATACTGAGGTGACGACCCGTGTTTGGGTGCTCGGCGATGCTGGCACGGCGGATAGCAACCAACGCGCGGTGCGCGATGCCTTCTACACATGGACGGGCAGCCGCACGCCGGACTTCTGGGTGATGCTGGGTGACAATGCCTACAACAACGGCACACAGACGGAGTTCCAAAACGCGCTCTTCAACATCTATCCCACGATGCTGAATAAGAGCCCGCTGTGGTCTTGCATCGGCAACCATGAAACCTACGGGGGCACGGAAGCCAATGGCCGTTATCCGTATGAGAACATTCATGAATTCCCCACCAACGGTGAGGCCGGTGGTGTGGCTTCGGGCACCGAGAAGTATTTCTCTTGGGACTATGGCCACACGCATTTCATCAGCTTGGATTCCATGACGGTGAGTCGTGCGGCCAATGGTGCCATGGCCACCTGGTTGCGCGAGGATCTGGCTGCCACCACGAAGACCTGGATCATCGTCATCTTCCACCATCCGCCTTACACCAAGGGCTCCCACAACTCCGACAGCGAAAGCGAGTTGATTCAAATGCGTCAAAACATCCAACCGATTCTTGAAGAAGGGGGCGTGGATCTGGTGCTCTGTGGTCACAGCCATAGCTATGAACGCAGTTACTTGATCGACGGGCACTATGGTCTCAGCGGCACCTACAGCCATGCGACGCACCGCAAGCAAGCGGGTAACGGACGCCCGGGAAGCGATGGGGCTTATATCAAGCCGCTCACAGGGCCACGGGATCACTTCGGCACCGTTTATGCGGTGGCGGGTTCTTCCGGTAAGATCAGTGGCGGGAGCCTCAATCACCCGGCCATGTATCTGAGCTTGAATAACCTGGGCTCGCTGGTCCTGGACATTCAAGGCAATCGCCTGGACGCGACCTTCATCCGTGAAAATGGCAGCACGCCCGATAGCTTCACCATTCTGAAACAAGGTGCGGCGGATAGCGATCAAGATGGAATCTCCGACGAATATGAGATTGCACACGGTCTGGATCGGAAAGATGCCGGAGATGCGTTGTTGGATTCCGATAAAGATGGTCTAACCAACTTGGAGGAGTATCTCTTCGGCCTGAAGTCGGAGGTGTCGGATCGCTACATGTGGAGCACCACACAGGATGAAGTGACGGGAAATCACACCGTCTGTTTTGCCACCTTGCCGGGGCGCAGTTATCAGGTCTTCTACAGCCCTGATCTCGTCCAGTGGTTCCCCGCTTCAGGAGTCGTCACCGGGGATGGCACGGAAAAGTGCTGGACCGATGACGGCAGCGGTGGAACTCCGAGCGCCTCGAGCTTGGCGGATCATCGCTTCTACCGCGTGAAAGTGACCTTGACTCCATGA
- a CDS encoding imelysin family protein, whose translation MRTFFLIIGLGLSVASASAGADRSQSNEAARAEAVLHYADVVHAAYVDAQGGAQRLQESVEKFCARPDEAGLQACRKAWERARQPYAVTEAFRFYGGPVDDASGPEGLMNAWPVDEAWLESGDGRGLIEDETTWPEITAEALRAANQKEGEKNIASGWHALEFLLWGKDESLEGPGQRPWTDFTSAPHAERRTAALRVLAQALGQDLEGLVQAWSPSVSGNYRSRFLQMETAEAARCMLTGLIYLSGQEMAGERLNVALETRDQEDEQSCFSDTTTQDLRHNLLGLQTVWAGTYESIFIAENDVSGEGLQKACHALDPAMADAVTAALNRCAQLAASLPEPFDRAIQNPDGSHERRMYQEMRAELEQLSNLFQAVADKMSLQIIAGGAFYNG comes from the coding sequence ATGAGGACGTTTTTTCTCATCATCGGGTTAGGCTTGAGTGTGGCTTCCGCTTCTGCGGGGGCGGATCGCTCGCAGAGCAATGAAGCCGCCCGGGCCGAGGCCGTGCTGCACTATGCGGATGTGGTGCATGCGGCCTATGTGGATGCGCAAGGAGGCGCTCAACGTTTGCAGGAAAGCGTGGAGAAGTTTTGTGCGCGGCCTGATGAGGCGGGACTTCAAGCTTGCCGTAAGGCCTGGGAGCGTGCTCGCCAGCCTTATGCGGTGACCGAAGCTTTTCGTTTTTACGGTGGCCCGGTGGATGATGCGAGCGGTCCTGAAGGCCTGATGAATGCCTGGCCGGTGGATGAGGCTTGGCTGGAGTCGGGAGACGGTCGGGGATTGATCGAAGATGAAACCACGTGGCCGGAGATCACGGCGGAGGCACTGCGTGCGGCGAATCAAAAGGAGGGTGAAAAGAACATCGCCAGTGGATGGCATGCGCTGGAGTTCCTGCTGTGGGGGAAGGATGAAAGCCTGGAGGGGCCTGGTCAACGGCCCTGGACGGACTTTACCAGCGCCCCCCATGCCGAGCGGCGGACGGCGGCTTTACGCGTGTTAGCCCAGGCCCTCGGTCAAGATCTCGAAGGGCTCGTGCAAGCTTGGTCGCCTTCGGTGTCGGGTAATTATCGTTCCCGCTTTCTCCAGATGGAGACGGCCGAGGCTGCGCGCTGCATGCTCACCGGCCTCATTTACCTGTCGGGTCAGGAGATGGCGGGGGAAAGATTGAATGTGGCCCTGGAGACGCGTGATCAAGAGGATGAGCAATCCTGCTTCAGTGACACCACGACTCAGGATTTACGCCACAATCTGCTCGGTCTGCAAACTGTGTGGGCGGGGACCTATGAAAGCATCTTCATCGCTGAAAATGATGTGTCCGGCGAGGGGCTTCAAAAAGCATGTCACGCCTTGGACCCCGCTATGGCGGATGCTGTGACGGCCGCCTTGAACCGCTGCGCCCAACTGGCGGCCTCTTTACCCGAGCCCTTTGATCGTGCCATTCAGAACCCCGATGGCTCCCATGAGCGGCGGATGTATCAAGAGATGCGTGCGGAGCTGGAACAGCTCTCCAATCTGTTTCAAGCGGTGGCGGATAAAATGAGCCTGCAAATCATTGCCGGTGGAGCTTTTTACAATGGTTAG